The DNA segment AAGCGTAACCGCTGTCGACATTAATGATATAGCTGTGCGCTGTTGCAAAATTAATATAAAACTTAACAACGTTAATGATAAAGTAAAAGCTCTTCGAAGTAATCTTTTCTCCTCTTTAAAATCTGAAAAATTTAATACAATAATATTCAACCCCCCTTATCTTAAAGGGGATCCTGAAAACGTGGTTCAACAGGCTTGGCTTCACAACTCACCTGAAAATCTTATAAAAAAATTCGCAGCGGAATCCAGAGATTATCTAGTGAAGCGGGGGCTTATTCAAATAGTGTATTCTTCTATAAGTGGATTAAACTTTATTATTAAAAAGGTATTCGAAGATGAAGGGTTTAAATTTATTTTGGATAGAAAAACAAGATTTCTATGGGAGATAGTTAACTTTCTAGTTTTCCAGTTAAACCGTTAAGGGTCACGTATCCCCTCCGCTGTGATAACAAAAACCGCTTCACCTTCGGGCATCCAAGGGGAGTCCACTAGCCTACAGATTCTTCTATTCCCTTTACTCCTTCTAAGGTAAAGTCTCGTTTGAGGTACATGAGCTAACACATGCCCGCCAACCGGCTCAGTTGGATCACCGAAAAAAGTGTCAGGCTTCGCCATCACCTGATTAGTTATTAACACAGCCACGTTCTCTATATCCGCAATTCTCTCCAACATATGTAAATGTTTATTTAATTTTTGCTGTCTTCTAGCTAGCATCTCTCTCCCAATATACTCCGCTCTGAAATGGCTTGTTATACTGTCGATAACAATAAGCTTAAGATTCTCTTTTTTAATTAGTTCGCTAGCTTGCTGGCAGAGCAGCATTTGATGATCGGAATTATAAGCTCTAGCGCACCAAATATTTTTCAATGCTTTTTTAGGATCTAAGTCTACAGCTGCAGCCATTTGAACGATTCTTTCCGGTCTGAATGTTCCTTCACAATCGATATATAGAGCTTTTCCTTCCAATCCTCCTTTATCTACAGGCAGTTGAACAAAAACCGCTAGTTGGTGAGCTAGCTGAGTTTTCCCTGATCTGAAAGGTCCGAAAACCTCGGTTATAGATTGTGTTTCAACTCCGCCGCCGATGAGGCTATCTAAATTCTTAGAGCCCGTGGTTATTCTCCCGATATTCTTTCTTTTCTCGTATATATTATCCGCGGTTTCGAAACCTATTTTCAAAAGTTCTCTAGCTGATTCAATTATTTTCTGAGCTGTGCTCTTACCAACGTCTATAGCAGCAGCTAACTCATCAGCTGTGGTTACTGCAATAGACTCTATACTATTATAACCTGACTCTGATAGACGTTTAGCTATGGAGGGGCCTACTCCTGTAAGTTGTGTCAGCGCGCTAGGAGTCTCCGCCTCCTCTTCCTCCTCATCTAACTCTTCCGCTTCCTCGAATTCGAGGTCTTCGTCTTCAAAATCTGTTTTTTTAGGAATTAGTTTTCCCTCCTAAGTTTTATTATATTAAGATAATATTTTTTTAAATAAATTCACTTATATGAAAATTTAAAAACACTATTCTAATATTCTAATAGCGTGTCCCTTCCATAATTTTCGTTATTGAATATAAGCGTTTAACTGATTATTCATACTTTTAATGCTACATAAACTTATATTTCAAAAAATATAAATACTTATAGGGGGTCATAAAATAAACTACTTTTAAATTTAAATGATAAACTAGAGATTAACGGTGCCTTCATGACTCGTTCATTTAAGATGCTAGAGAAATTAAAAAAACGCTTCTCTGGAATCAGATTAAAATTACCTGAGGCCCCTTCCAAAACATTCTGGTTTATTATAATTTTGTTTTTTATCTATTTTATTTTAGCAGGTGGAATTTATGATATTGTCCGCCAACCGATAACTATAGGTCAATCCTCTTCAGGCACACCTATATTGATTTTCTCAGCTTCTTTAGGAGGAGGGATAGACGAACAATTCATTTTAGAGGGTTTAGCCGCATCTATGTTAATGTTTCTCGGATTTATAGGTTTCATGTCAATCTATGAGAGCTCTAAGAATATTTATAATCCAAGCTACGCTTACACGCTTATCATAGTCGGTTTAGCGCTTATAATAATCGCTTTCGCAGGTCTCCAAGCTCTCTCTATAATCAAGTTAAGCTGAAAACACCTACCATGGAACACTTTTAAGCTTCAAATAGTAGGCAGCTATGTTAGCTAATAAATGTATAACAGGTGTTAAAACTATTAGTATTATAATATATTCTAAGCTTATTGGCGTGATAAAATATGCGAATAATAGCGCGAAGCAGATAAAGTCTAGTTGATCTATGAAAGGCGCAGGCCTCCCTCTCTCAAGGTTAAGCCTTCTTTTTATAAATGAACCTACAAGATCCCCTGTTAAGCCGCCTAACGCTAGCAGGAACGCTCTTAAAGGAGGAGTATAGATAATCAGTTGGTATTGCCCGCTTATAACCGGGTTAAGACTGTAGAGTGTGATTAACGGTTGAATAAACTCGTTAAAGTAGGGGGCGATAAGCAGCTGGATTAGCCCCGCTATAAAACCGCAAGCGACTCCTCCTATAAAACCTCTTATAGTTTTACCGTCTCCGAATATTCTCCTTCCATCCCTGAATTTTCTCCCTAAATCGATAGGTTTACCACCGCCTGTGATTACAGCCAGCCCATTAGCTACATAAGCTGGTATAGCATAGTAAACTGCTAGTAGAAGCATAACCGCCAACTCGGTTAAAACATCCGCCATAAACTATGCACCTATTATAACTTATATCTGTTCGACTCCTCTAGCTGTCAACTCATAGATTAAGCTAAGCCTTCTATCTCCTTCCTTAGAAACTATATTTAATTTTTTTCTTTTAAAGTCTATATTAGATAACTCTATATTGAAATCCGCCCAATAAGACACTATCTTGCAAGCTACAGGTTCGGTTTTAAATTCCTCATCGTTAACCCGTGCTCGAACATTGTTAAGGATAACGCCTATTATATTTTTTGATAAACAAACTGATTTAACGACGGCTATCTGCCTGTTAATCTCCTTGTTTAACTTAATGTTCTCTTTTTTTTCTTGAAGTGAAACGCTATAAAGGTTTGTAATAGTGTCGAAAACGAATAAATTTATTCTCGGCGCGATGAAATCTTCGAGTTTATTTATAAGCGTTTTCTGCTCTTCGAACTCTGTGAGAGTGAAAACAATAATATCGGAGAGTTTATTTTTAAAATCTTCAGCTAACATCATACTAAGCCTGTTTAAAAAATTTTTTCTAGATGTCTCAACCCAGATAGCACGCCCGCCCATACTTACATTATTCTTAACTATCTGAAGAGCTAAAGTAGTCTTCCCGCTGCCTGAAGCACCGTATATATGATATAATTTACCAGGAGTTAAACCACCGTTTAAAAAAGCATCTAATCTTGGTAAACCTGTAGGTATAATCACGTTAATTCTGTTAGTCAATATTATAACCCCATATATAGCCGCTCAGCTAGAAAACTAGGTAAACCTTCAGCTATTATCTTTTCCGCACTTTTATCAATATCGTAACAGATTCTTTTAAATTCAACTTTAACTTCCCCGCTAATATCTAGTATACAGTAACTGGCTGCAGGATCACCATCTCTAGGCTGACCGACGCTACCTGGGTTGAGAATATATTTTTCACCAAATTTCATGAGCATAGGTATATGTGTGTGGCCTAAAACTATTATGTCACTTTCAGTGGCTTTGAAGAAGCTCGTCCAATTCCTTGCCTCCTCTTGGTAAACGTAATCATATAAATTGTTGAAGGGGCTTCCGTGAGTAACGTATATCTTAAAATTTTTGACAGAAAACGTTTCCTGCAAGGGCATCTTGCTTAGATACTCTAAATTTTCTTTTTTAATATTATTCACAGTCCAGATTAGAGCTTTAGCTGCAACTTCATTAAACCATTTGAAATCTTTTTTTAAACAAGCGTAATCGTGGTTTCCTGAAACGCAAATCACCGGGTTCAAATCTTTTAATAATTTTATCACCTCATTGGGGGAAGCGCAGTAGCCTACAAGATCCCCTGCGAATATAACTTCGTCTACGCTGTTTTTCAACTCTTCGATAACGCTTGTTAAAGCTTGTAGATTGGAGTGAATATCCGCGATTAATCCTATTCTAAACTTTTAACACCTCCTGCTTGAAAAAACTGCCGATCTTAGATTTCAGAAGACCCTCCTTATCAGGTATGATCTCAATGTGTTCTCTCAACCAGTTTGGGAAGTATTTTAAACAATTTTCTCGAGTAAATCGCCAATCTAAGAAGACTATTGCACCTCTATCACTTAACCGTCTTATAACGCGGCCGCCTGCTTGAACAGCTCTCCTCATAGATGGTATGATGTAACCATATTCTCGGCCTTTACCGGGGAACTGTTCTTCGAAATATCTTATAGAGGCTTTAACGCTTGGAGTGGGTTTAGCGTAAGGGACGCCTACAACAATTGAACTGTTCATCTCATCCCCTGGAAAATCCTCGCCTTCAGAGTTTCTTCCACCCATAACTCCTAGTAAAACCCCTCCGCCTAGATCCTTATGCTTTTTAAAATTTTTAATCATTTTATCATTTTCTTTAGAGGTAGCGTCGATTTTTTCAACAAAGAGTTTTTTATTCAATCTGTCTTCTAAACCATAATTAAGTAAATCTTTAAGAACAGTATAAGAGGGAACGAATACACCTATATTAGCTGGAGTAGCTTCAACAACCTCTGAAATTTTATCTATAATCTTATTATAGTTGCTTTCAACGCGTTGCGTTAACGCTGTACTCACCCCTTCAACGATTAACGCTAAAACGTTTTCTTTTTTAAACGGTGATTTTAAAACAGCTTGCACCGTGGAAGAAGATAAGCCGGTGATATCTACGAAAGCTTGTGTAGGTTGAATTGTTCCAGAAACAGAAATACTCGCATAACATTGACTGTAAATATTTCTAGTTATCTTCCTAGGATCTAAGGCGACTATCTCTATTCTTGTATAACTACCCCCCTCGCCTGTTAAATATTTTCTAACTACATGGCAGTACTCTCTTTTTCCAGCGGTATCCATCCAATAAATCGTGAACTCAGCTAACCTGTGAATGTAAGAGTGGGGTAGCTTTCCCTCCGATATCATCAACCTCTGGATCATCTCACCTTTTTCATGCATATCCTCTAAGAATCCTATTAGATCTGAGTACTCTCCTCCTCTTTGTAACCCTTCTTCAACAGTATACTTCGGGACTAATATCTCCTCCTCTCCGCCTATTAACGGTTCAATTTCCTCATATATTTTAAGGAATCTTTTACAGAATGCTTTTATCTCGTTCAACCGGTATTTTTCAGCTTCACTGATAGCTGATTTGATAGAATTTTTAGATATCGCATCACTTGCTATGTTTAAAGCTATTTCAGGTAGATTATGGGCTTCATCTAGGATGACGATTAACTCGGAGAGTTTTCTTTTAAGATGGGTTAGAAAAAGCTCTCTAATATTAGGATGAAATAGATACATGTAGTTGGCGGCTATAACAGTTGCCTCGGGCATTATTTTTTTAACAAACTCATACGGGCATATCTCCTGTCTCCTACATATATTCATCAACTCTTCATTTGTTAAAGGGTTAGATAACGCAAAATCCTCTAATCTCTCAAATAGCCTAGCACGTTCAACTAGATTATTGTAGTATGAGCATTTTCCAAGTTTTTGAAGCTCTTTACACACGTTCATTGCAGAATTAGGATCAGAACAGTATTTTCTTACAAACTGGTTGAAACACATTTCAACGCGGCCTCTGAGAGAGATTCCTTTAACCTCCCTCTTCTTCGCAATAAGCTTTAACTCGCTCATAACCCGGTCTATTTGCTTATGCGTTCGAGCAAGATAAACTACAGGATGATCTGAATTTAAAACAGTTGAGAGAACACCTGTAAGTAAACCAATCGTTTTACCAAGCCCGTTACAGCCTTCTATAACAGCGTG comes from the Candidatus Odinarchaeum yellowstonii genome and includes:
- a CDS encoding methyltransferase, which encodes MTFLRAEISAKILEILHEMIKPGIYTIDGKKFYLTNEVFNPKYSFTSKFIVENLFLKPDWTVLDMGTGSGYVAIQIADRVKSVTAVDINDIAVRCCKINIKLNNVNDKVKALRSNLFSSLKSEKFNTIIFNPPYLKGDPENVVQQAWLHNSPENLIKKFAAESRDYLVKRGLIQIVYSSISGLNFIIKKVFEDEGFKFILDRKTRFLWEIVNFLVFQLNR
- the radA gene encoding DNA repair and recombination protein RadA → MPKKTDFEDEDLEFEEAEELDEEEEEAETPSALTQLTGVGPSIAKRLSESGYNSIESIAVTTADELAAAIDVGKSTAQKIIESARELLKIGFETADNIYEKRKNIGRITTGSKNLDSLIGGGVETQSITEVFGPFRSGKTQLAHQLAVFVQLPVDKGGLEGKALYIDCEGTFRPERIVQMAAAVDLDPKKALKNIWCARAYNSDHQMLLCQQASELIKKENLKLIVIDSITSHFRAEYIGREMLARRQQKLNKHLHMLERIADIENVAVLITNQVMAKPDTFFGDPTEPVGGHVLAHVPQTRLYLRRSKGNRRICRLVDSPWMPEGEAVFVITAEGIRDP
- a CDS encoding CDP-2,3-bis-(O-geranylgeranyl)-sn-glycerol synthase, with protein sequence MADVLTELAVMLLLAVYYAIPAYVANGLAVITGGGKPIDLGRKFRDGRRIFGDGKTIRGFIGGVACGFIAGLIQLLIAPYFNEFIQPLITLYSLNPVISGQYQLIIYTPPLRAFLLALGGLTGDLVGSFIKRRLNLERGRPAPFIDQLDFICFALLFAYFITPISLEYIIILIVLTPVIHLLANIAAYYLKLKSVPW
- a CDS encoding NB-ARC domain-containing protein, with protein sequence MTNRINVIIPTGLPRLDAFLNGGLTPGKLYHIYGASGSGKTTLALQIVKNNVSMGGRAIWVETSRKNFLNRLSMMLAEDFKNKLSDIIVFTLTEFEEQKTLINKLEDFIAPRINLFVFDTITNLYSVSLQEKKENIKLNKEINRQIAVVKSVCLSKNIIGVILNNVRARVNDEEFKTEPVACKIVSYWADFNIELSNIDFKRKKLNIVSKEGDRRLSLIYELTARGVEQI
- a CDS encoding metallophosphatase family protein, with protein sequence MEELKNSVDEVIFAGDLVGYCASPNEVIKLLKDLNPVICVSGNHDYACLKKDFKWFNEVAAKALIWTVNNIKKENLEYLSKMPLQETFSVKNFKIYVTHGSPFNNLYDYVYQEEARNWTSFFKATESDIIVLGHTHIPMLMKFGEKYILNPGSVGQPRDGDPAASYCILDISGEVKVEFKRICYDIDKSAEKIIAEGLPSFLAERLYMGL
- a CDS encoding DNA repair helicase — encoded protein: MINPREIFPYETIREGQLELIEITRDIAFKGGHAVIEGCNGLGKTIGLLTGVLSTVLNSDHPVVYLARTHKQIDRVMSELKLIAKKREVKGISLRGRVEMCFNQFVRKYCSDPNSAMNVCKELQKLGKCSYYNNLVERARLFERLEDFALSNPLTNEELMNICRRQEICPYEFVKKIMPEATVIAANYMYLFHPNIRELFLTHLKRKLSELIVILDEAHNLPEIALNIASDAISKNSIKSAISEAEKYRLNEIKAFCKRFLKIYEEIEPLIGGEEEILVPKYTVEEGLQRGGEYSDLIGFLEDMHEKGEMIQRLMISEGKLPHSYIHRLAEFTIYWMDTAGKREYCHVVRKYLTGEGGSYTRIEIVALDPRKITRNIYSQCYASISVSGTIQPTQAFVDITGLSSSTVQAVLKSPFKKENVLALIVEGVSTALTQRVESNYNKIIDKISEVVEATPANIGVFVPSYTVLKDLLNYGLEDRLNKKLFVEKIDATSKENDKMIKNFKKHKDLGGGVLLGVMGGRNSEGEDFPGDEMNSSIVVGVPYAKPTPSVKASIRYFEEQFPGKGREYGYIIPSMRRAVQAGGRVIRRLSDRGAIVFLDWRFTRENCLKYFPNWLREHIEIIPDKEGLLKSKIGSFFKQEVLKV